From the Porphyrobacter sp. CACIAM 03H1 genome, the window AGCGCTGCAAGGCGCATCCCCTCCGGGCCGGTGGCAAGGCTCGGCAGATCCTCGCCCGCGCCGCTCCCGGCAAAGGTTTCGCGCGCCGTCGCTTCGGCCCGCGTCGCCGCCTCCGCACCGCGCACCAGCCTCGTCACCTCGTTCGCGAGCACCACCTTGGCGCTGTTTATCTCAGCGCCTTCAAGGGCTTCGAGACGCTTTATCTCATCGAGAGGTAAGTCGGTGAACAGCCGCAGGAAGCGGCCGACATCGCGGTCGTCGACGTTGCGCCAGTATTGCCAGAAGTCGTAGGCGGGGAGGCTGTCCTCGTTGAGCCACACCGCGCCTGCCGCCGTCTTGCCCATCTTCGCGCCGTCGGCCGTGGTCAGCAGGGGAGTGGTCAGGCCGAACAGCTCGGTCCCGTCCATGCGCCGGCCGAGCTCGATCCCGTTGACGATATTGCCCCACTGGTCGGAGCCGCCCATCTGCAACCGCACGCCAAGTTCACGGCTCAAGTGCCTGAAATCGTACCCTTGGAGGATCATGTAGTTGAATTCGAGGAAGGTCATCGGCTGCTCGCGCTCGAGCCGCAGACGGACCGAATCGAAGGTCAGCATCCGGTTGATGGTGAAATGGGTGCCGACCTGCTGGAGCAATTCGATGTAGCCGAGCTGGCCCAGCCAGTCGTGATTGTTGACCATCACCGCATCGGTCGGGCCGTCACCGAATTTCAGCAGCTTGTCGAACACCGTGAAAATCGAGCGGATGTTGGCCTCGATGGTCTCGTCGGTCAGCATCTTGCGGCTCTCGTCGCGCCCCGTGGGGTCGCCGATCCGCGTGGTGCCGCCGCCCATCACCACCACCGGCTTGTGCCCGGCCTGCTGCAGGCGGCGCAGCATCATGATCTGCACAAGGCTGCCGATATGGAGCGAGGGCGCGGTGGCATCGAATCCGATATAGCCCGGCACGATCTGCCTGGCCGCAAGGGCATCGAGCCCCGCCGCATCGGTCAGCTGGTGGATGTAGCCGCGCTCGTCGAGCAGGCGCAAAAGGGCGGATTCGTAGGTGCTCATGGCGCGCGGCCCTACCAGCGCAAGGGCGCGGCGGGAAGTGTCTTGCCCGCCGCCAGCGCGCGAGGCATTGAGGGTCGATGCACCCCTTGATGCTCCACCAGACCTGCGATCTCGGCCCTGTCCGCGCGGTCACCGCCGCCATTTCGCCCACCCCGCAGGGCTGCGAGGCCGAATTCCGGCTCGAGGGGCATATCCCCTCGATCGTGGTGCCGGCCCCGACCACGCCCGCCCGGCGCGACAATCTGTGGAAGACCACCTGCTTCGAGATCTTCTGGCAGCCCCTCGGCGACACCTGGTATCGCGAGTTCAACCTCTCGCCCTCCGGCCAATGGGCGGCCTACGACTTCGATTCCTTCCGCGAAGGGATGCGCGATGCGCCGGTCGAGGCGATCGCCGTCGCCTGTTCGCATGACGACGGGGCTCTGGTGCTGAAGGCCAGCATCGCCGCGAGCCTGCCCGATCCCGCGCAGGTCGCGCTCAACGCGATCGTCGAGCATCCGGACGGCAGCCTGCAATTCTGGGCGCTTGCCTTCCCGCCCGGCAAGCCCGAGTTCCACTCCGAGGCCTGCCGCGCGATCATCGTCGAACGCTAGGGCGCGGTCGCGGCGCGGCCGAAGGGGCGGTTGAGCTGCACGATCTTCGCGTTGAGCACGAAGGCGAAGCTCACCCAGACGAAATAGGGCACGTTGAGCCAGCCCGCGAAACTGTCTCCCGCGAGGCGGGGAAGCACCACCATCAGCGCCGTCACCGAAAGCCACAGCAGCACGTTCTCGGCCAGCGCCCAGTCGGGTCGGCGCAGCTTGAAGAACAGCGGCGACCACAGGAAGTGGAGCACGAAATTGACGATGAACAGCGCCCAGACGCCCATGCGCGCCTCGGGAGAGGGCGCCTGCGTGAGGCCGATGTAGAAGCTCCACCCCGCAAGGCCGAGGATCACCGTCCATGCGGGGCCGAACAGCCAGTCGGGCGGCTGCCACGGCGGCTTGCGAAGGTCGCGATACCATTGCCCGATTTCGGTCAGCGCGCCGCCCGCGCCGCCGAGAATGATCGCCCATCCGGCGGCGATGGCGGCGGCTGTCCAGTCGATGTCCATGCCACCCTAACGGTGGCGGGGGCGGCAATGTTCCCGGGGGCCTCGCGAGGCATTGCCTTTGCGCGCGGGCTGTTCCAACGCTGGCGGCCATGAAGAACGGCATCGACCGGCTGCTCGCCGACCCCGAACTCCTCAAGCAACTCAAGGGCCGCCGCGTGGCGCTGGTCGCCCATCCGGCGAGCGTGACGGCAGACCTCGCCCACAGCCTCGATGCGCTGATCGCAGCGGGCGTGCAGGTCAACAGCGCCTTCGGGCCGCAGCACGGGCTGAAGGGCGACAAGCAGGACAACATGGTCGAGACCGCAGACGAGATGGATCCGCGCTACGGCATCCCGATCTTCTCGCTCTACGGCGAGGTGCGCCGCCCGACGGGGCAGATGATGTCGAGCGCGGACGTGTTCCTGTTCGACCTTCAGGACCTGGGCTGCCGGATCTACACCTTCGTCACCACCCTTCTGTATCTGCTGGAAGAAGCGGCGAAGGCTGGCAAGGAGGTCTGGGTGCTCGATCGGCCCAATCCCGCCGGTCGCCCGGTCGAGGGCACGCTGCTGGTGCCGGGGCAGGAAAGCTTCGTCGGCGCCGCCCCGATGCCGATGCGTCACGGGCTTACCATGGGGGAGATGGGCCACTGGTTTATCGAGCATTTCGGTCTCGACGTCGCCTACCGGGTGGTTGCAATGGAGGGCTGGCAGCCTGACGCCGCGCCCGGCTTTGGCTGGCCGACGTCACGCCTGTGGATCAATCCCTCGCCCAATGCCGCCAATCTCAACATGGCGCGCTGCTATGCCGGGACGGTGATGCTGGAGGGCACGACGCTGTCCGAAGGGCGAGGCACCACCCGTCCTCTCGAGGTGCTCTTCGGTGCACCCGATGTCGACGCGGGCGGGGTGCTGAAGGTGATGAGGAAGCTCGCGCCGGACTGGCTGGAGGGTGCCGCGATCCGCGAATGCTGGTTCGAGCCGAC encodes:
- a CDS encoding exo-beta-N-acetylmuramidase NamZ domain-containing protein produces the protein MKNGIDRLLADPELLKQLKGRRVALVAHPASVTADLAHSLDALIAAGVQVNSAFGPQHGLKGDKQDNMVETADEMDPRYGIPIFSLYGEVRRPTGQMMSSADVFLFDLQDLGCRIYTFVTTLLYLLEEAAKAGKEVWVLDRPNPAGRPVEGTLLVPGQESFVGAAPMPMRHGLTMGEMGHWFIEHFGLDVAYRVVAMEGWQPDAAPGFGWPTSRLWINPSPNAANLNMARCYAGTVMLEGTTLSEGRGTTRPLEVLFGAPDVDAGGVLKVMRKLAPDWLEGAAIRECWFEPTFHKHSGTLCNALMIHAEGDFYSHHAFRPWRMQALAFKAIRLLYPDYPLWRDFPYEYELTRLAIDVINGAPSLREWVDDPAATPHDLDAMTSHDEAAWVAAVRRHLLY
- a CDS encoding TspO/MBR family protein; the protein is MDIDWTAAAIAAGWAIILGGAGGALTEIGQWYRDLRKPPWQPPDWLFGPAWTVILGLAGWSFYIGLTQAPSPEARMGVWALFIVNFVLHFLWSPLFFKLRRPDWALAENVLLWLSVTALMVVLPRLAGDSFAGWLNVPYFVWVSFAFVLNAKIVQLNRPFGRAATAP
- a CDS encoding DOMON-like domain-containing protein, with protein sequence MHPLMLHQTCDLGPVRAVTAAISPTPQGCEAEFRLEGHIPSIVVPAPTTPARRDNLWKTTCFEIFWQPLGDTWYREFNLSPSGQWAAYDFDSFREGMRDAPVEAIAVACSHDDGALVLKASIAASLPDPAQVALNAIVEHPDGSLQFWALAFPPGKPEFHSEACRAIIVER
- the tyrS gene encoding tyrosine--tRNA ligase, whose amino-acid sequence is MSTYESALLRLLDERGYIHQLTDAAGLDALAARQIVPGYIGFDATAPSLHIGSLVQIMMLRRLQQAGHKPVVVMGGGTTRIGDPTGRDESRKMLTDETIEANIRSIFTVFDKLLKFGDGPTDAVMVNNHDWLGQLGYIELLQQVGTHFTINRMLTFDSVRLRLEREQPMTFLEFNYMILQGYDFRHLSRELGVRLQMGGSDQWGNIVNGIELGRRMDGTELFGLTTPLLTTADGAKMGKTAAGAVWLNEDSLPAYDFWQYWRNVDDRDVGRFLRLFTDLPLDEIKRLEALEGAEINSAKVVLANEVTRLVRGAEAATRAEATARETFAGSGAGEDLPSLATGPEGMRLAALLTEIGLTASNGEAKRKLAEGAVKLDGETVTDPALLVLPADGQTLRLSLGKKRHALVHR